TGATCGAATGCAGTTACAAACACAACAGCAGGCATTGGACCCGGCTTTTCACTGAGCGTTTTTGCAACCTCAAAACCATTCATGCCAGGCATTTGAATATCAAGAAATAGCAGGTCGATGTCATTTTCATTACAGGCTTGAATGGCTTTTTCGCCTGTTGGGCATAAATCAACTACTTCTAATTGTTCAAATTCCTTTAGTCTGACAGCAAGACCTTTTCTTGCTAATGGTTCATCATCAACGATTAATGTTTTAATTCTAGTCATTACTTTCTGCCTTCTCATAAGGAACGCGAATATTTACTTTTAGCCCGTTTGGTGTGTTGTGTGATAGAGCAAACGAGTAATTATTTTCGTATAAGGTTTTTAATCTATCTTGGGTATTCGCAATACCCACTCCTGACGCGTTCAACAACTTTCCATTTTTTATATCGGCTCCGGGGCCATTATCCCCTACCTCTAATAATAACTCGTTGGCAAAGACTTGCGCTTTAATCTCTAACTTACCACCTTCCGTCATGTGGGCGATGGCATATTTGATTGAGTTTTCAATTAACGGTTGCAATAACAAACTTGGGACTAAAGCCTGTTTTGCTTCTTCTGACATGCTAACATCTATTGATAATCGTTCATCAAAACGTACTTTCTCGATTTCAAGATATAAGTTTAGTGCATGTATTTCCTGTTCAAGTGGTACTTTTTTGATAGGATCAGTGTTCAATGTGTACCGAAGAAAGTCGCTCAACCTTGAGACCATCTGATTTGCATCTTTGTTCTCTTCAACGAGAATCAAAGTGGATATTGCATTTAGTGTATTAAACAAGAAATGAGGGTTGAGTTGATACCTAAGCATTTTAAGCTGAGCTTCATGTGCCATAGTATTCGCTTTTAACGCTTTTTGGCGTTCACTCTGAAGTAACTGATAATACTTAATACCGAAGTATAAACCACTCCAACATAGAATGATGTAAACAGAATCTAAGCCTTGTTGAAAATAATAAAACCACTCTGTGGGTCTATATCCATGACGATAAATTTCCCAAAGGTTAAATTTTTGTATCACAGACCAAAGTGTGCCAGTTACATACGACGCACTGAAAACAACAACAATAAGAACCCATGGTTTAGAGTTCCATATTTTTCTATAGAGATAACGTAGCGGTACTGTCATTAAACAACCTGCATAGGCATTTAATACAATGACGAATACATAAATATCTCTCATTTCGAAAACTTTTGAGCCAATATAGTTTACTAATGCATAGCCAATCCAGCCTGCAATTTGAAGTACCCAAAAGAATCGTTGTCGGTTATCGACTAAAGCTTGCCATTTCAACGGATTATATAACTCCTATTTAATGTCCAAATTATACGTAATGCATCTAAACATCGCACTGCTACCAATCTCAGATTTTCATCTGCTTACCGCAAAGAAAAGGGGCACAAAAAAGTGCCCCTTT
The Pseudoalteromonas phenolica genome window above contains:
- a CDS encoding sensor histidine kinase, with protein sequence MKWQALVDNRQRFFWVLQIAGWIGYALVNYIGSKVFEMRDIYVFVIVLNAYAGCLMTVPLRYLYRKIWNSKPWVLIVVVFSASYVTGTLWSVIQKFNLWEIYRHGYRPTEWFYYFQQGLDSVYIILCWSGLYFGIKYYQLLQSERQKALKANTMAHEAQLKMLRYQLNPHFLFNTLNAISTLILVEENKDANQMVSRLSDFLRYTLNTDPIKKVPLEQEIHALNLYLEIEKVRFDERLSIDVSMSEEAKQALVPSLLLQPLIENSIKYAIAHMTEGGKLEIKAQVFANELLLEVGDNGPGADIKNGKLLNASGVGIANTQDRLKTLYENNYSFALSHNTPNGLKVNIRVPYEKAESND